One genomic window of Channa argus isolate prfri chromosome 5, Channa argus male v1.0, whole genome shotgun sequence includes the following:
- the LOC137128286 gene encoding insulin-like growth factor-binding protein 6: MYQYLKILVLLLVPPFLSSPVPLTTSSRGCLTCKGNQSQVSVDLNATTLATGEPCGVYTLSCAHGLRCAPPQDEPRPLHALLEGRGICSNGSSANPTEEIQTAAPAPTENPEEAPCRKLLTTLIQGLNAHVFKSNHDIYMPNCDKRGFFRKKQCWSSRGKRRGECWCVNENGMPVTSNNRKKGSLSC, translated from the exons ATGTATCAGTATTTAAAAATTCTGGTGCTGCTCCTTGTGCCACCATTTCTGTCAAGCCCAGTGCCACTAACCACATCGTCCAGAGGATGTCTCACCTGTAAAGGCAACCAGAGTCAGGTGTCTGTAGATTTAAATGCCACCACACTGGCCACTGGAGAACCATGTGGTGTGTACACTCTGAGCTGTGCCCACGGTCTGCGCTGTGCACCTCCACAGGATGAGCCAAGGCCCCTCCACGCTCTGCTGGAAGGCAGAGGAATCTGCAGTAATGGCAGCAGTGCCAACCCGACTGAAGAGATCCAAACTGCAG CCCCAGCACCTACTGAGAATCCAGAGGAG GCTCCATGTCGTAAGCTGCTAACTACACTAATCCAAGGCCTTAATGCCCACGTATTCAAATCAAATCATGACATTTACATGCCCAACTGTGACAAGCGTGGTTTCTTCAGAAAGAAGCAG TGTTGGTCATCTCGAGGTAAGCGGCGTGGCGAGTgttggtgtgtgaatgagaatggCATGCCAGTCACTtcaaacaacagaaagaaaggCAGCCTGAGTTGTTAG